Below is a genomic region from Xiphophorus hellerii strain 12219 chromosome 1, Xiphophorus_hellerii-4.1, whole genome shotgun sequence.
ACAAGTATAATTTGTAGAACATAAGCATCTTAGTATTTTTGTGGATACATttggatttaataaaaataaagggaacacgtGCGTTTAGCTGACAAAACAAATCCCAAATCCACAAGCACGACTTAAGAAATTCGTGCAAACCAGTTAGTGACTTTGTTTGCCACCTGTCACCTGCTGAACTCCATACTGTTAATGATGTTCCCCTTTCCGTTATTAACGCCTAATgaaccaaaggaaaaaaacttatttatttatttatttatttatttatttatttatttatttatttattcataactAATTATAACcgaatttgtacattttaattgaCAACCCTGCACATCCGCgtcttattttattaacatattttcaggGCGGAACCATTGTGCGAGATACACAGTTTCTTCTGTCCCTCACGCGTCGTCGCGCTCGGGTGGGAGAAAAAGCGTTCCGTAGCCAACCAGTGACTTTACCCTCGGAGTTGACACGTAGACTTTGTCGTTGCTTTTTGCAGCGCCAGGCTCGTTGAGCTTAGAAATATGATTTTAAGCGGAGAGAAACCGGGTTCTGGTCGGATAATAAAGACGTAGCAGGTAAGAGCTACTGCCGTCACTGATATTCACCGCCCTAAGTTACCACTCTTAAGGCTAGGCGGCTAGCTTATTAGCTCTAATCCTATAATCTCAACAGTTAGGGTCAGTTCGTTTGACTGTCCGAGCTGGCTTCACCTGAATGTAGTTTCGAACAGAATCCCGCATGGTCGTCAAGAGACCCAATCAGAATGAGCGTAAAGAACGACATCACTGTGAAAAGCACTTATCTAACTGTGTCAGACATGGTCTGCATGCTTTTAGCAAAAGTGTTTGAATAGGAGTTTAAAGCATTACGCTTAAGGCTCGTTGAtgttcagatttaaaatgtgtctaaacatattttaaaagaactcGGCCCCATATGTATAGATTCTGGTCCGGAAACAAAACAGGTACAGCGTCCCACAAAAGTGAGCACAACCCTCACATCACGTTTGTAAATATTGTATCTTTATCATGGgacaatatttaatatattgtaCTTGAGACAACGTAAGGCAGCCAGTTCGTATAATAATGTAAGTTTGCTATTCCCCAGCCATTAATGTCTAAACCGCTAGTGTTACAAGCTCTGAGGTGTGAATGGAGTAGCAGGCGTGTTAAATTCGTTGTTATCGCTTCAGTGCTCTCTTATACTAGTCACTGGAAGCttaacatggtaaaaaaaaaaacaaaaaaacaaaaaaccctcaatggatttaaaaacaagaattgttACCAAACATAAAGATGGACTATAGGCTACAAGAAGATTGCCACGACCCTGAAACTAGAACCTGCGGTCTGATGATGTCAAGATCAACTTATTTGGTTCACATGGTGTGAAGTTTGTGTGGCAGCAACCAGGTGAGAAGTCCAAATTCAGGTGTGTTCCCTACAGTAGAGCTGGGTGGTGGGAGTGTAATGCCTTGGGGCTGCGCCGCTGTTTTTACCTTTCTCCCCACTCTAGCAACTTTACACCTCCAGATGACAAGTTAGcaacacacacgccaacacataCCATCCCACCTGTAAATATACGGTAATTCAAATCATCATATTTTATTGAGCTGGGCTGTGTACTTTGATGCAAGTTGTGAGGATTTTCGTGAGGTCAGTCCTGCAATTAGATTGCCATTTTGGGATCCTTTTCGTTTATTAAAACGATCCTGGCACATGACTGCAGCTAGCCTCTccttattttttagattaaagagACAAAgcaagtctaaaaaaaaaagacttcaggACAGTTTTAAAAGCCTTTTAGTTGAATAACATCTACAGACGATATTGTGAATATTGTGAATAACATGTTTCAGTCTGTATTTGTTACTACTGTTAAAGCAACAAATATCTAGGAGGCAGATATCAGAATAAAGATACAAGTTTATTAAAGCAATTGCAATTGgagaaaggtcatttaacaCACAGCGGTCATCAACACACATGAGTGTCAAAGAATCTCTCTGGCTGCGTCGCCTGAACAGCCTCCTCTTATACAGACTCGAACACGTAGCCAATGGAGGGAGCATTAaccacacaaagaaagaaaaaaaacataagtacAGACAGTTTCTTCTTGACAATAGGGCATAGGTGACACACAGGTCATCTGGTGGAAACATCTGCAGTTTCGAAACGTTGACACCTTAACCACAAACACTTCTGCATATAACACTTTTACTGACTTTTTGTTGTATGCGGTTTACTTGCAGAATCAACAGTTTATTCTTGGATAGTTAAGTGAGAAAAAGATCCTATCTATTGCCCTTTTGTTCAACTCACAAGTCTTGCATCCGTGTAGCTCAGGGGCCCCAATTAACGGTGGCTGCTGAGTGAGCTAGATTGTGGTCAGGAAGTTTCCTGTTAAAACAAGTCTCCAGAGAACAGACAACTTGTCACCCTTAAACTGCAGTCAGTGTCAGAAACTGTGACCTTTAACACATCTAAcatataataaaatgaaataagaataaatgaGTAATAAGATGAGTAAAACAATCAATAGTAAGGTAATAATAGTAAGGTaatcaataaacacaaataataaaagtaatcaagtaaaagtaaaaagtaattaataataataaaagtattcaaaacCTTTATGAAATAATAGTCATTAATAATTTACTTCAACACTACCGTCTTGTTGCATAGATCCTTAGTCCCTTACAGTTTTGTTGCTGTAATTTGCAAGATGTTTTACTACTCTTACTTTTCCTGGGTTGTTCAAGGATGGCTTTGTTGTTTACAGTTTTTGTGGAGCTGTAacttcataaatatttagttaaacaCTAAGTGTACGGTTAGGTTATCGATGTACTTCTTAGGTACGATGTAAACACCACGAAATATTGTGATCGAAGTGGAAATCCATATTTCCCACCCTTACTCTGAATGTCAGcttcctgctttgttttatattttcttttcccaCAGGAACACCAGATTAATTAACGCTTCTCATGCTGAGGAAGATGGCTAAAGATCAGAGGCACAACAGAGTAGAGACATTTGTGCTGGCTGGATCGAATGGTCACAATGGCCAGCAGTGGCAGACCGACGCCAACAACTCGAGACCAGACCACCCTGCCACGGCCAACCACGTCTCTAGGATGGCCCGCGTCGCCTCCGACGTCAGACACAAGTGCGCGGCCTATGTGCTGGCTCTGAGGCCGTGGAGCTTCAGCGCCTCGCTCATACCCGTGGCCCTCGGCAGTGCCTTGGCGTACAAGCTGGACGGCTCTGTGGACCTGGTGGTCCTGATGGTGTGCGCCGTGGCCGTCCTCGTGGTCCACGGTGCCGGGAATCTTGTGAACACCTACTACGACTTCTCCAAAGGAATCGACCACAAGAAGAGTGATGACAGGACTCTCGTCGATGAAATTCTGGCACCACAGGATGTCGTCATGTTCGGTGCGCTGCTGTATTCCTTGGGGTGCCTGTGCGCCACTCTCCTCTACTTCCTATCGACGCTCAAGCTGGAGCACCTCGCCCTTATTTACTTTGGGGGTCTTTCCAGCTCTTTTTTATACACTGGAGGTGAGTAGATTTCCaacctgaatgtttttcttttagctgtaGGGGACATTGCATATTGgtatcttttaaaataaagtctttgtaAAATGGCAGGAATGTGAACAGTATATGTGGGTGATTAgtaatcatttttagatttaaaattagAGAAATAACCAGCCATTTGTACTACTCCTTTCTTTGTACAGAGGGTCTGGAGTCTTGGCTCTTGAGCAACAATTGCTTGCTGGAGGTTTGCTTGGGTCTTGAGAAACGTCTGTGTAGAAGTTTGAAATTTTACCTAATTTGCCACTAACATTTGGCAGTGACGTATGCAATGTGCCAGTTTGATGCTAAAGAGCTTCACAGAAATCACCTGCTCTGTACATAACCATCCTtctctgcaaagaaaaaagtgcCGATCTGAATGAGGCAGCTGTCgatgttaatttaatatttggaagcgtgaccaacacagactgaatTGCTTCCTTCCCtttctctgctgccattgctacACCTACAGTCAGactcaaattttaaaacattgcagAAAATCATTGTCATCATTCATAactttctccttctgtttgctgatcaACCCAGTAGAAATTCTAGTGGAGAAAtccagctcaatgggagaaagcccaaaCTGAATAGTGAAAGGACATGCAGAATTGCTTCCTATGCAATACAGGGAGCAATGTTTCTCATTTCTGTTCTCTAATTCTTTACTCGTTCTTGCCAAAATAATCAGACATTAATATGGTTggaataatgttttttgtttctatatCAAATAGTACACagtgaagcaaaaatattgacTCTAACAATAAATTAATGCTGGAAAGAGGcagaaagacataaaataaagtAGAATTTTTATCTGTTGCTTATTTCTGCATCACgtatttgcagtttttgttccaaattgaaaaatataaatgttctACTTGGAAGTGCACACATTATTTTAGATCCTTGtcaaaaaccttttcacattatgattcaataaaatacaatttccaTCTAAAGATATTGAATTTAAATGCGAAAAAAATCTTGTGGCTTAAGTTTTACACcattactaaacaaaacaaattctggAAATTTTCGTAGCATTCGTCAGCAGCTATGGCCAAGGTACATCTGCTTCCTCAGGAATATAAAGATGAGTTCGCTACATTATAATGACCAGACTTTATTATGTgatgcttaaaagcaaaataaccTGTGAGGCGGTGTATGCTCACCGCCTCACAGGTTATTGTGTGTTATGCACACAGGAAATGAGTAACTTCAACAggatggaagaaaataaaacgaTTTCATTGGATCTGgggagtttttttgttgtttttttttttactgtttatgaACTTTCATCATAAACTGCCTTTAAATACCCAGCCTACAAACCaaaccatttttctttcttttcttttctccaggCATCGGCCTCAAGTATGTTGCCCTGGGAGACATAGTGATCCTCATCACCTTCGGCCCCCTGGCGGTGATGTTCGCCCATGCTGTGCAGGTGGGCTACCTGTCGGTGCTGCCGCTGGTCTACGCCGTCCCGCTGGCCCTCAACACAGAAGCCATCCTGCACAGCAACAACACAAGAGACATGGACTCGGACAAGCAAGCCGGCATCGTCACGCTGGCCATCCTCATAGGCCCCACGCTGTCTTACGTCCTCTACAATCTCCTGCTCTTCGTCCCGTACGTGCTGTTTTGCATCCTCGCCACCCGGTACACCATCAGCATGGCTCTACCGCTGCTCACGCTGCCGATGGCCTTCCCTCTGGAGAAGCAGTTCAGGAGTCGTTGCTACGCCAAGATCCCCCAAAAAACTGCCAAGCTCAACCTCCTCATGGGACTCTTCTACGTTTTTGGGATCATCCTGGCGCCTCCCGGCAGCTTGCCGCTACTGTGATTCTTTAGAGTCAACGCATCGAAACTCTTGTTTATTACTCACTAGTTTATAGTAcctctttttatttgtaaaaagaaaaagtctaaaGGCTTGTgctggcttttatttatttgctaatttaTAAGCTGAAAAGTTTAGCTTTCAAAGTGACAAAGCAAAGCAGGTTTCTGACAGTATTAAACCATCTTTAATCTGTTAAGAGAAAAGCAAATCTGCAGCTGCCGGATTTGTAGTACAGTACATGATATCAGCACAAATATAATAAACCATACTCCTCaacattatgttgtttttttgttttgttttgtttttatggtacTCAGAGTCCATTTggtgtttgtcatttttatttctcaagaGCCAAATAATTTGAGGTCATTGTAATAAAACTCACTTGTGCTGAACTACAATGTCTCCGTTTCTGGTCAAAAGATGCTTACTTGAGTACTGAcactttgcattaaaatcagatgtagagcaaaaatgtcttcaatgtttttttttatacatatatgaaagcatatttcagaatatttacaaacattgaacacatttttgctttatatcTGATCAGTGCTGTGAAAAGTATTGGCACCTCAGAAATTTCTTCAATCTTAACTTTTGTGTCACATTTGCTTATTTTAGACCAGTTTATATCAATATGAAAGAGggcaaattaaaaaacaaaaaaatccagattttgtttttgtaggtGGGGGTTAAGGGGGTGGGGGAATTGCTGCAAGTAACCTGGTTCTGTGAAATTTGTAATTAGCTTTTATTATTATACATGTCTCTTTTCTTCTATTGATCAGTTTTGTGAAACAACACCTCTTTTGCGATATTAAAAGATAGCAACATTATTTCCTTTCAAGTCTACATTACTGTTTTTATAAGGTATAGTGGGCCTGGTAATATAAAAAGTTTAAGGACATACACATTTTAATATAGCATCACAGTTTAGTTGAAAACTAGAtttaccaaaaaataataaaagaagaaaaacatgtcaCATGTCAGCAGGGGGCAGTATTGAACCAGCACATTGGCAGCTGTTCCaatgtttgaataaatatatgttaaaatctCTAATATCTCAGCAGTTTTAGTGATTTGGTCCcaaagaaatcaatatttgtatttgcatcactttttattttccgGCAATCATAGAATTGCTGTGTCTTTACAATACTGCTGTCCTCAGATGCCCTTTTCATTTATTAACCAACAACACggttttcaaagttattttgtaATCTTTTCTAGAGTGCATCGTTTCATACATTTACCTTGTCATGCAAGTGACAAGGTAAATAATGCTGAACGTGAAGAAAGACTGGAGATCTGACGTGGCTTGTGCTATATTTTGCAGAAGCCACGAGACAACAACAGACACTATAAGCATTATGTTCATAATTTAGTGTGACTCATCAAACACCCAGATCAACTCTGGCCACAGATAAGTAATTTTATTGCAGTACCAGCGGGCAGAATAAGCTGACAACCACCGTCTCtctgaaatatatttctaaaaatagTTAATTTAGTTCAAATACTGTATCTCTTACCACCACCCCTAACAatccattctgggtaaatgtaactaagtgtttatattttatgttttaaagtttttccaaGGTTCTAGAAACTTCTAATTTGTAATCCATGACTTCCTGAGGTACAAATATGGTGTCACACAGAAGGTAATTTCGTTTAGCCACTGACTGGCTGGATAAGGACCCACCGCACACTGTTATGGACAGAGAACTGTGGATACGAAGGAAGGcacaaaaacatctcaaaagcTCACATTTGGAGAACGTCAGCAAACATTTTGGAATCACCAAGTCTCTATGACAACCAGTAGATGGTATCTCCAGGTCAAATGTTTGGATAAGAGGCATGCCAGGACCTGAAAACATATGCTATTTGCTAAACTCGTGTGGGATTTTAACTGAAACTGTATGGTTTAGTTACGATAGATTGACAGAAATTTTTTTTCGGCAACAAACAGTTCAGGCAAGTTGGATATGATACAAGGAAGGAATATGTTGAAAAATACCTAATGCCCACTGTTATTTTGGAGTCTGTGATGCTTTGGGACTGTTTTTCTCCCAAATGTTCTGGAAATCTTGTGCAAAGCACTCTGAACACCTTGCAATACCAGGATATTTTAAACGAAAAATCTTTGAGGAGTGTGccagaaaaccagaaaaacaaaaaacacaaaaacaaaaaaaaaaacaaaaaatgagaatAGGTCATCGGGTCTTttggaagacaaaatccatctCTTCCATCTTTTTTCCAATCCTCAGACATCTGCCCTTTAGAGAACACGTGGTGAGGTGAAGAAAGGACAACATGAGACTGGAGAAGAAGCTTTCAGAGAAGAAAGGATTTACAGACATTTCACAAAGCAGAATGGTCACAGATTGTTCTTTCTGCGCTCAGACTTTGTCAAATGCTATGAGTGCTGGtctgctagaaaaaaacaaaacaaaacaacatcacaACAGCAAAATAACTGCACAGCCGGGGTGCCAGCATTGTGCCGTCAGTGAGGTGATTTCAATTGGAGACATAAAAGGCTTTATAAATTaaactgattattattattgttatagtGATGTTACTAAAATCAGTTGGTTTCTACATTTAGGATTTTTCCTGCACGTAATACGCGTACTGAAAATGGAGGTCGGATTTTTCTCTAATTTCCAGTGAGAAAATGCTGCATAAGCAAAAATGCATAAGCAAAAATGCAGCATTATCTggtcttttaaagttttggttcACATCTTTACTTGGGGTGCCAACTGACGTGAAGCAATAAAGCAAATAACAAACTAACAATACACGAATTACCTCAATAAACATACACAAAGCAAATATGTT
It encodes:
- the ubiad1 gene encoding ubiA prenyltransferase domain-containing protein 1; protein product: MLRKMAKDQRHNRVETFVLAGSNGHNGQQWQTDANNSRPDHPATANHVSRMARVASDVRHKCAAYVLALRPWSFSASLIPVALGSALAYKLDGSVDLVVLMVCAVAVLVVHGAGNLVNTYYDFSKGIDHKKSDDRTLVDEILAPQDVVMFGALLYSLGCLCATLLYFLSTLKLEHLALIYFGGLSSSFLYTGGIGLKYVALGDIVILITFGPLAVMFAHAVQVGYLSVLPLVYAVPLALNTEAILHSNNTRDMDSDKQAGIVTLAILIGPTLSYVLYNLLLFVPYVLFCILATRYTISMALPLLTLPMAFPLEKQFRSRCYAKIPQKTAKLNLLMGLFYVFGIILAPPGSLPLL